The window GTAGAATTTCAAAAAGCATCTTGATCGCTAGATCTATGATTGATTCTTAGATTGGCAGTATCATTTATATTACTATTCGTCAACCAAATGAACAAATTTCTGTAAATACCtttctcattaatggaattctcacgtacatgtatcagaggaatacaaatctcgagatttggaGCCCGGTCGTCATCTCTCTATTTTGTACGTTATGAATGCGGTTAATATGTAAGAGTTATAAAGTTAGCAAGTTCCGTCCAATCATTCTAGAATATGACATATGCAAAGAAATTTAGATTtgccaatttaatgattttaagAGTATACTTTTTGCTGCGTTAAGATGTCATCAGGATTTGACTGACTAACCATGAACGTATGTCGGCGACCTCACGCCGTCCTCCGATTTCTTTTATGTCTCAATGCAAAACAATAAAAGCAGCCAAATTTTAGATATCTGATGATGAACCAGCCAACTGCAAAGATTTGCGTTTGCTTCTGCAGTTATAAATATGTCCTCGGGTGAAACTGAATATCGTGCTGGCGTGAGAAGAGCACGCAGCTTTAATCCGTCCGGGGTATCTCATGTCCTGCCTTCAACACCATTTTAGCACGATACGCATTATCATGACGACAAGTCCTACGGTTATGCTCTTTGTTGTACttgtttatcattgttttttcttctgaagcGTGCATACATCGATATTATTTCTAACGTCACCCATCCTTTTAACCCTGTATTTACACCAACACGTAAATAGACAGGCACATAATTTTTATGTTTGAGTTAGAACTATTACGGGtgttctacaaaaaaaaaaaaaagaatatatatcaACTTAATGATCAAACCTCaatctaaaaataaaataatcgCCCACCCGGCCCCGACAGTTCCCGTACAGAAAGACGATTCTTTTCCCCCTTTACATTGAGCCGACCATGATAGGTACGAGTCTGATAACTTAACACCTCTATCAATCCTAATGATAAGTGCAGACCTAACATAATCATATCATAACAGCCTCATTAATCACCCACGATGTAAAGGCGATTCCCCATGGCGAATGCACGACACATAGTTACGGTTCCTATTTATAAGCGGATATGCTATTAACGAAGTGTTAGAATGTCAAAGTCTATTCATTACGGCAAACGATAGGACGCGAGAAAATTTAGAAAGAGAGAAGCAGAatggaaggaggaggaggagggggagggggatcacACACGCCGTCTTCATCCTGGTTGGTAAATTTTGAGACTAACCACTTAGTATGCGCCGCAGTAGTCGAGCTtacattttcgtgatatttgcTTGGATAATAAGAGAAGAAATTCAATACAGtccagtgttgttgttgttgttgttttcctgtacgattttttttcttctccaaggCATCATAATACCGATTTCTTTTATGTCtcaatgcaaaaaacaaaccaaaaaaaaaaaaaaagccagattTTAGATATCTGAGGATGAACCAGCCAACTGCAAGGATTTGCGTTTGCTTCTGCAGTTATAAATATGTCCTCTTCTCCAAGGCATCATTTCCACACGTACGACTACAGTGTGTCCAATACCGATGATGCGTTTAATAAGTATACATGTACGCAATATGTCATGTATGTGTACCAGTCAACTCAGTTTCCTTATAGAGCAGTTTGAGCACGTATAGCTCGAGAATAGTAACAGGTGATTAGCTAACAGCTTAGATTATGAACTAGAAGTGTAATGGGCCCTGTCCtggtctctctccctctgtctcctcccccacccccatctgTATTCATATTACCTATGAGCCACTGGGTATGTATATGAAGGGAGGCTTAGACCAAGATGAGTATACTGCACCTATATTATTCCTTGCACATTTTCCAATGAAACAAAGTCTTCAAAAACATAGACAGCCATCCGGAGTATTTTACTGATGAACTTCTCCCTTCATTTTGAGTATCACACAATTCACCGTTCAACTTGTTGATATTCACTTCAGAGCAACAGGTTGACACAGCCCCAGTCGACATCATCGCCAAGAGGTAATAGATGAAGGTTAAGGGTAGGTTTAACCTGAAGATCGCTCGAGACGGGTTTTGCAAAAAGTGCCTGTAGATTTATTTCCATTTGATCAAGAAAATAGTTacaataatttgttttcttcagtttaaAGAGGTTTACTTGTTCTCGTATTGTATTTaagaagaatcttctgtacccCGAGTATTAAtgtcctcctccccccccctcaattTGGTTCCaagttgtacccgtgctccctAACTTCTTTCATCGTATTTCTCTGTAGCATTTTATATACTTTCACCGATCTCTGACGATTCGAGCGCCATGTTCTATGTTAGTAGTATTTTATTGTATATCAAAGCTGAATATTATGTGTcgtcatattttgtgtatatatttcatgcatttttcattgagaaatacgaaaacaaattgtaaatcaaattcaaaattaaaatCTGTATTGAGTTAGTGAGGATAAGTGATGCTGTTAAATGTTGTTTTCAGAGACCGATAGAAGATCACCTTCCATTACATTGTGggtttttggggggtttttttcaTAGCAAATGTTCTATACATGAATTACGGGTGTCAAAGATTGAATACATTTTATGTACAGTTGCTAAACAAGACGCTCTGACTAATAAAGTGCAATAAATCGATTAACGAATATTCcaaatttgcaaattttgcgcATGAAGACATTGTCCTTTAGAAGAAAAGGAAACCAAGACACACGCAATTTCGCAAATACATCATTCGATGGGAATGTTCATCTTACCCATTTCCTCCGCCGACTGGTCAACTGGGTAGCTGTTTCGTAAATTCGGGACGGGTAACCTGTTGTCGTTCAGGAGCAAGGCTCTCATGACAAGGTAATCATCGAGGGGTATGGAGGGGGACCGGGGCCGTCTGACTTCTGTCGAACCAGCTGCCGGAGCACAGTGAACCGCTTGTAGGAGGAGCGCGGTTGCTAGGACAACCGCGGCAGTCAACTGGCGGAGAGCTGGCTGCATGGTGATGGTGCTGGTAATGATGCCCGAGACGGGGTCGGCGGCTTGGCGTGGTCGGTGATGACGAAGTATCCTCTTTATCTCCGCCCTGGTCACGCCTGTCTCTGTCACACTTTCTTACTGCCTTTCTCTGTTGGATATCCTCTTCACAAACTCGTCAAAAGATCCGGAAGTCCAAACTTTGATTTGCTCTGTAAACTCTGGATgaaagatggaaatgaaaatgggaaTTGAACACGATGAGACAACTCTATTTCATGATGATAAATAATTTTCAACATCACTATATAATATCTAATTTTATATACGGTATATCTTTATACGATAAGTAATACTCGATT of the Diadema setosum chromosome 16, eeDiaSeto1, whole genome shotgun sequence genome contains:
- the LOC140239539 gene encoding uncharacterized protein: MQPALRQLTAAVVLATALLLQAVHCAPAAGSTEVRRPRSPSIPLDDYLVMRALLLNDNRLPVPNLRNSYPVDQSAEEMGRSRRAKPIVESFEPLPIELLRRMMKDRIQEQTEQQIQNRINDNTDFFKAIGRR